One segment of Setaria viridis chromosome 4, Setaria_viridis_v4.0, whole genome shotgun sequence DNA contains the following:
- the LOC117853266 gene encoding SUPPRESSOR OF GAMMA RESPONSE 1 isoform X2, with translation MSNPSKECPKCSHVIDNSDVVHQWPGLPKGVKFDPSDQELLWHLLAKHGKSGIKPHPFIDEFIPTVEGEDGICYTHPQKLPGVKQNGSVSHFFHRTFRAYNTGTRKRRKINTDDLADVRWHKTGKTKPVLVEGKHLGCKKIMVLYTSTTKGGKAEKTNWVMHQYHLGTGEDEKEGEYVVSKLFFQQQFKPGEKNAQELTTADGLESMAAEADIPDFTTLPSEELVGTIQEIAQNPDHNPYQVNENCEINIQENAAEETVVLPPSEKPEGGDNPQSQDPKLWEGESQFELLDSQQLAEGLALCDEFLLSQSQTSCGGGDEPRAIKPRLAVYAQLPTEDFKKDLEECQRLEPSDTVNLELDNTTEFRLSQIDFSQDSFTTWAGGKIIDD, from the exons ATGAGTAACCCAAGTAAAGAGTGCCCGAAGTGCAGCCATGTCATTGATAACAGCGAT GTTGTTCACCAGTGGCCCGGTTTGCCTAAAGGTGTAAAATTTGATCCGTCTGACCAGGAATTGCTTTGGCACTTGTTGGCAAAACATGGAAAATCTGGTATAAAACCTCATCCATTCATTGATGAATTTATTCCAACGGTTGAGGGAGAAGATGGCATCTGCTACACTCATCCACAGAAACTTCCAG GTGTTAAGCAAAATGGAAGTGTATCACACTTCTTCCACAGAACATTTAGAGCCTATAACACTGGCACTAGGAAGCGTCGAAAGATAAACACCGATGATCTTGCAGATGTTCGTTGGCACAAGACAGGCAAGACAAAGCCAGTATTAGTTGAAGGAAAGCACCTCGGCTGTAAGAAAATAATGGTGCTTTATACGAGCACTACAAAGGGTGGGAAGGCTGAGAAAACCAATTGGGTGATGCACCAGTACCACCTAGGCACTGGGGAGGATGAGAAAGAGGGTGAATATGTTGTCTCTAAATTATTTTTTCAGCAGCAATTTAAACCTGGGGAGAAGAATGCTCAAGAGCTAACCACAGCGGATGGTTTAGAATCAATGGCTGCTGAAGCAGACATTCCTGATTTCACTACATTGCCCTCTGAAGAACTTGTTGGTACAATCCAAGAAATTGCTCAGAATCCAGACCATAATCCTTATCAG GTTAATGAAAACTGTGAAATAAACATTCAAGAGAATGCTGCTGAAGAGACTGTTGTCCTCCCACCCTCTGAGAAACCAGAGGGTGGAGATAACCCCCAATCACAAGATCCCAAGTTGTGGGAAGGTGAGTCCCAGTTTGAACTGTTAGACTCTCAGCAGCTGGCAGAAGGACTCGCTCTgtgcgatgagttcctcctgagTCAGTCTCAGACCTCCTGTGGTGGCGGAGATGAACCCAGAGCGATAAAGCCTCGCTTGGCTGTTTATGCCCAACTGCCCACAGAGGACTTCAAGAAAGATTTGGAAGAGTGTCAGCGGTTGGAGCCCTCAGATACTGTGAATCTTGAGCTTGACAACACAACTGAGTTTCGACTGAGCCAAATT GATTTTTCACAGGACAGCTTTACAACATGGGCTGGCGGCAAGATTATTGATGACTGA
- the LOC117853266 gene encoding SUPPRESSOR OF GAMMA RESPONSE 1 isoform X1: MTGTTWIIDGQRFATKIKNASGPSDPSKQKWMSNPSKECPKCSHVIDNSDVVHQWPGLPKGVKFDPSDQELLWHLLAKHGKSGIKPHPFIDEFIPTVEGEDGICYTHPQKLPGVKQNGSVSHFFHRTFRAYNTGTRKRRKINTDDLADVRWHKTGKTKPVLVEGKHLGCKKIMVLYTSTTKGGKAEKTNWVMHQYHLGTGEDEKEGEYVVSKLFFQQQFKPGEKNAQELTTADGLESMAAEADIPDFTTLPSEELVGTIQEIAQNPDHNPYQVNENCEINIQENAAEETVVLPPSEKPEGGDNPQSQDPKLWEGESQFELLDSQQLAEGLALCDEFLLSQSQTSCGGGDEPRAIKPRLAVYAQLPTEDFKKDLEECQRLEPSDTVNLELDNTTEFRLSQIDFSQDSFTTWAGGKIIDD; encoded by the exons ATGACCGG GACAACTTGGATAATTGATGGCCAAAGATTTGCCACCAAAATAAAAAATGCTTCTGGGCCTTCAGATCCCAGTAAACAGAAATGGATGAGTAACCCAAGTAAAGAGTGCCCGAAGTGCAGCCATGTCATTGATAACAGCGAT GTTGTTCACCAGTGGCCCGGTTTGCCTAAAGGTGTAAAATTTGATCCGTCTGACCAGGAATTGCTTTGGCACTTGTTGGCAAAACATGGAAAATCTGGTATAAAACCTCATCCATTCATTGATGAATTTATTCCAACGGTTGAGGGAGAAGATGGCATCTGCTACACTCATCCACAGAAACTTCCAG GTGTTAAGCAAAATGGAAGTGTATCACACTTCTTCCACAGAACATTTAGAGCCTATAACACTGGCACTAGGAAGCGTCGAAAGATAAACACCGATGATCTTGCAGATGTTCGTTGGCACAAGACAGGCAAGACAAAGCCAGTATTAGTTGAAGGAAAGCACCTCGGCTGTAAGAAAATAATGGTGCTTTATACGAGCACTACAAAGGGTGGGAAGGCTGAGAAAACCAATTGGGTGATGCACCAGTACCACCTAGGCACTGGGGAGGATGAGAAAGAGGGTGAATATGTTGTCTCTAAATTATTTTTTCAGCAGCAATTTAAACCTGGGGAGAAGAATGCTCAAGAGCTAACCACAGCGGATGGTTTAGAATCAATGGCTGCTGAAGCAGACATTCCTGATTTCACTACATTGCCCTCTGAAGAACTTGTTGGTACAATCCAAGAAATTGCTCAGAATCCAGACCATAATCCTTATCAG GTTAATGAAAACTGTGAAATAAACATTCAAGAGAATGCTGCTGAAGAGACTGTTGTCCTCCCACCCTCTGAGAAACCAGAGGGTGGAGATAACCCCCAATCACAAGATCCCAAGTTGTGGGAAGGTGAGTCCCAGTTTGAACTGTTAGACTCTCAGCAGCTGGCAGAAGGACTCGCTCTgtgcgatgagttcctcctgagTCAGTCTCAGACCTCCTGTGGTGGCGGAGATGAACCCAGAGCGATAAAGCCTCGCTTGGCTGTTTATGCCCAACTGCCCACAGAGGACTTCAAGAAAGATTTGGAAGAGTGTCAGCGGTTGGAGCCCTCAGATACTGTGAATCTTGAGCTTGACAACACAACTGAGTTTCGACTGAGCCAAATT GATTTTTCACAGGACAGCTTTACAACATGGGCTGGCGGCAAGATTATTGATGACTGA
- the LOC117853432 gene encoding uncharacterized protein produces MDPRFNGEWRASEIQTVKSLIARHNTNNNHANNMNKKHTDIVDELQAMFPLKEKHQVTNLYVELMVEIIQSGNQHVATSSNLMNGNFGMPMEDPAMGNMEEVLCSSLMEEMGAMRKGEEALQKQPTLRKQHAARFWTEEEHRQFLYGLRAYGRGNWKIISRHYVPSKTPVQISSHAQKYFQRLQNPTKKQRYSINDVGLYEAEPRVQNNASGQERLTFARGAYNPNHYGSGGQPTAMNNLPKVRLPLPHITSQASSSQAATLATGHQQQMEANGSFVAPSVEGDGSHMAWTSDQQGEFLDNQWFMDLRMD; encoded by the exons ATGGATCCTAGGTTCAATGGAGAGTGGAGGGCATCTGAGATCCAAACAGTGAAATCTCTCATTGCCAGGCACAACACCAACAATAATCATGCCAACAACATGAACAAGAAGCACACTGACATTGTTGATGAGCTCCAAGCAATGTTCCCCTTGAAGGAAAAGCATCAGGTAACCAACTTATACGTTGAACTCATGGTGGAGATAATTCAAAGTGGCAACCAACATGTAGCAACAAGTAGCAACCTCATGAATGGCAACTTTGGAATGCCGATGGAGGATCCTGCCATGGGAAACATGGAAGAAGTGCTATGCAGTTCTCTTATGGAGGAGATGGGAGCCATGAGGAAGGGGGAAGAGGCACTGCAGAAGCAGCCCACTCTTCGGAAGCAACATGCCGCAAGGTTTTGGACTGAAGAGGAGCACAG GCAATTCCTCTATGGTTTGCGTGCATACGGCCGTGGCAATTGGAAGATCATCTCCAGGCACTATGTTCCCAGCAAGACCCCGGTGCAGATCTCCAGCCATGCCCAGAAGTATTTTCAAAGGCTACAAAATCCCACCAAGAAGCAGCGCTACAGCATTAATGATGTCGGCCTCTACGAAGCTGAGCCTAGGGTGCAGAACAATGCTTCTGGCCAGGAGAGGCTCACCTTTGCAAGAGGTGCCTACAACCCAAATCACTATGGCTCTGGTGGCCAGCCTACTGCTATGAACAATCTTCCCAAAGTTAGGTTGCCACTTCCACACATCACTAGCCAAGCAAGCAGCAGCCAGGCTGCCACCTTGGCTACCGGTCATCAGCAACAGATGGAAGCTAATGGTTCTTTTGTAGCTCCGTCAGTGGAGGGGGATGGGAGCCACATGGCTTGGACTAGTGATCAGCAAGGAGAATTTCTTGATAATCAGTGGTTCATGGATCTACGCATGGACTAG